One Chaetodon trifascialis isolate fChaTrf1 chromosome 13, fChaTrf1.hap1, whole genome shotgun sequence DNA segment encodes these proteins:
- the LOC139340877 gene encoding serine/threonine/tyrosine-interacting-like protein 1 has translation MKDWWEQLMHLSDYFHKMGVVLSRVNNSCRVASREPVNTSQTVSSICDREVNSAGSDHSSIMPIGNKACEPEEVLVPACPEIACVERGYITPHQVYNLLNGEEGQPALYDLYYILILDCRSAERYKVSHVVTARAAVTVIHPGLGCLISCTELQKYSIILLYAEEGCSPVGSVKARADSPDLQRCFFQLSALGMDPVILLGGFSAFNALYPFLCTPRMVLLEPERHTLIIYPSEILEGALYQGSVSQASDYRIIKNLHITHVVNATANSPDAFPNTLCYLRLCLSDNAQQDLVEALPLASRFISRALKAEPSGRVLVHCSMGRSRSSAITLAFLMEHRCWSLLNALRWLKERRACTAPNVNFLRQLLTYEEQLFGSRLTCLDDIRR, from the exons ATGAAGGACTGGTGGGAACAGCTCATGCATCTGTCAGATTACTTTCACAAGATGGGCGTAGTGCTGTCCAG agtgaatAACAGTTGTAGAGTGGCCTCCAGAGAGCCTGTCAACACATCCCAAACAGTGAGCAGCATCTGTGACAGGGAGGTCAATAGTGCAGGCAGTGATCATTCCTCCATCATGCCTATTGGGAACAAGG CTTGTGAGCCAGAGGAAGTGCTAGTTCCTGCTTGTCCAGAAATAGCCTGCGTGGAGCGAGGCTACATCACCCCACATCAAGTGTATAACCTGCTGAACGGAGAGGAAGGCCAGCCCGCATTGTATGATCTGTACTATATTCTCATCCTGGACTGTCGCAGCGCAGAGAG GTACAAGGTGAGCCACGTGGTGACAGCGCGGGCCGCTGTGACAGTGATCCACCCTGGGCTGGGCTGTCTAATCAGCTGTACAGAGCTGCAGAAGTATTCTATAATACTGCTGTATGCAGAGGAGGGATGCAGCCCAG TGGGCAGTGTGAAGGCCAGGGCAGACTCTCCAGACCTCCAGCGCTGTTTCTTCCAGCTCAGTGCTTTAGGAATGGACCCTGTCATTCTGCTAGGGGGATTCTCGGCCTTCAATGCCCTCTATCCTTTCCTCTGCACGCCGCGTATGGTCCTGCTGGAGCCTGAGCGGCACACCCTCATCATCTACCCCTCAGAGATCCTGGAAGGAGCTCTCTACCAGGGCTCTGTCTCCCAGGCCTCTGACTATCGCATCATCAAGAATCTACATATCACACATGTGGTCAATGCCACTGCCAACTCCCCCGATGCTTTCCCCAACACGCTCTGCTACCTGAGGCTGTGCCTGAGCGATAATGCTCAGCAGGACCTGGTGGAGGCGCTGCCGCTGGCATCCAGGTTCATCAGCAGGGCGCTGAAGGCTGAGCCCTCTGGCCGCGTTCTGGTTCACTGTAGTATGGGCAGGAGTCGCAGCTCAGCAATAACGCTGGCCTTCCTCATGGAGCATCGATGCTGGTCACTGCTTAATGCCCTGCGCTggctgaaggagaggagggcgTGCACGGCACCCAATGTAAACTTCCTGCGTCAGCTGCTTACCTATGAAGAGCAGCTGTTTGGGAGCAGACTCACCTGTCTGGACGACATCCGCCGATGA
- the ecd gene encoding protein ecdysoneless homolog — translation MDALQRRVFLEDTVQYKLFLIQPDGSHSQQTKEHLTHLVEEILAKVAPLLMRYIWQHQAFNLKYFPEKGGVPAHIGGSTQFGDNVEDEWFIVYLLQQITETFPELAASVEDNDGEFLLIEAADCLPKWLNPDSSENRVFFYRGELHILPRPSKSSPVGVSKDVVPSVAQALALLATHPEACQASPKICSALKKRLEGYPEKIETGLHRAHCFIPAGIAVVLAQQPDLVAPAVSAFYLRDPVDLQACRSFKTFPPNTRVLTSVTFTRCLYAQLQQQQFSPDRRSSFTLPPRSHPQYKAHELGMKLAHGFEILCSKSRLPSSEPDAPISCNPQWKGFMDSLKRNGYFRGELEGSAQYRELTRSAENFFKQSVASKSSASSPGEEVLQLLHNCSPFNLEQLKKQESQLPQEDSDSWLDITAQDLERMLQERSGGRADVGRQNSGSTKQTQHVEGAEERREEAEGGKEEEEGGYSLVAVSQGMKNFLNAMSSHEGAELPWSSSTQPFSFDPDSVANAVDKLLGSKEEEELDSDDLDDDDDDDEEQEDEEEEKEEGSSGRAEVNGTETLDGLRRYMDQMDEELMSTNIGQSFNLTTYNKTDLDNGSPHPSAKDNLPTQGGLEEMEEEIQPLDIDLNLVTNLLESLSCQAGLAGPASNLLQSLGIHLPPNSDPS, via the exons ATGGACGCCCTGCAGAGGAGGGTGTTTCTGGAGGACACGGTTCAGTATAAGCTCTTCTTGATCCAGCCAGATGGTTCACATTCACAGCAGACGAAGGAACATCTCACACATTTAGTCGAGGAGATTTTGGCAAAGGTTGCCCCTCTCCTGATGCGATACATCTGGCAGCATCAGGCATTCAACCTCAAGTATTTTCCTGAGAAAG GAGGTGTCCCCGCTCACATTGGAGGCAGCACTCAGTTTGGGGACAATGTGGAGGATGAGTGGTTTATTGTTTACCTCCTGCAGCAAATCACAGAGACTTTCCCAGAGCTCGCAGCCAG cgtTGAGGACAATGATGGGGAGTTTCTGCTGATTGAAGCCGCAGATTGTCTTCCCAAGTGGCTGAATCCAGACTCCAGTGAAAACAGG GTCTTCTTCTATCGGGGAGAACTGCATATTCTGCCCCGTCCCTCCAAATCCAGTCCAGTGGGGGTCTCAAAAGATGTTGTGCCAAGTGTGGCACAAGCTCTAGCACTGctggccacccacccagaggcCTGTCAGGCAAGCCCCAAGATTTGTTCAGCCCTGAAGAAGCGACTGGAGGG GTACCCAGAGAAGATTGAAACTGGCCTCCATCGAGCCCACTGCTTCATACCAGCAGGTATTGCTGTGGTCTTAGCACAACAGCCAGACCTTGTCGCCCCTGCAGTGTCAGCGTTTTACCTGCGGGATCCAGTAGATCTGCAAGCATGTCGGAGCTTCAAGACCTTTCCTCCTAACACGCGAGTCCTCACCTCG GTGACATTCACGCGTTGCCTGTACgcccagctgcagcagcaacagttcaGCCCAGACCGGAGGAGCAGCTTCACCCTACCTCCTCGCTCTCATCCCCAGTACAAAGCCCATGAGCTTGGCATGAAACTG gCCCATGGCTTTGAGATCCTGTGTTCTAAGAGCAGGCTGCCGTCGTCAGAGCCTGACGCTCCCATCAGTTGCAACCCTCAGTGGAAAGGCTTCATGGACAGTCTGAAAAGGAATGGCTACTTCCGG GGAGAACTGGAAGGTTCAGCCCAGTACAGAGAGCTGACAAGATCTGCAGAAAACTTCTTCAAACAGTCTGTCGCCTCCAAATCAAG CGCCTCGTCTCCAGGTGAGGAGgttctccagctgctgcacaacTGCAGCCCATTCAACTTGGAGCAGCTGAAGAAACAAGAGTCACAGCTCCCCCAAGAGGACA GTGACAGCTGGCTGGATATCACAGCTCAGGATTTGGAGCGTATGTTGCAGGAGAGGAGTGGGGGGAGAGCTGATGTTGGCAGGCAAAACTCTGGTTCCACCAAACAGACGCAGCACGTCGAGGgcgcagaggagaggagagaggaggctgagggcggcaaggaagaagaggagggcgGGTACAGCCTGGTGGCAGTTAGTCAGGGGATGAAGAACTTCCTCAATGCCATGTCATCGCATGAGGGTGCTGAACTGCCCTG GAGCAGCTCAACTCAGCCTTTTAGTTTTGACCCTGACTCAGTGGCCAATGCAGTGGACAAACTGCTAG gcagcaaagaggaagaagagctaGATTCAGATGATTtagatgatgacgacgatgatgatgaggaacaggaagacgaggaggaagagaaagaggaggggtcGTCTGGTCGTGCAGAGGTGAACGGGACAGAAACTTTGGACGGTCTCAGAAGATACATGGATCAAATGGATGAGGAGCTGATGAGCACAAATATCGGACAAAGCTTCAATCTAACG ACTTACAACAAGACAGATTTGGACAATGGCTCCCCTCACCCCTCTGCCAAAGACAACCTCCCAACGCAAGGAGGGctggaagagatggaggaggagatccAGCCTCTTGACATTGACCTCAATCTGGTCACAAACCTGCTGGAGTCCCTCAGCTGCCAGGCCGGACTGGCTGGACCGGCCTCAAACCTGCTGCAGAGCCTGGGCATACACCTACCACCCAACTCTGACCCCTCATAA